The Sulfurospirillum halorespirans DSM 13726 genome has a window encoding:
- a CDS encoding SPOR domain-containing protein yields MENRNELSDIVLEKGDNKTLKMKRILILVAFLILVFLVALASMKVANKDQGKDTSKLILPPEPTQEMQVPKDDQLFKQVPIIEENPKKESFEDMIKTLKEKEAQKQEEAKGAEAKPKESTTTPATTTTPVKETLPKVKEETKKEAPKAQPLLRSTEVGDTHTAGGGSADAGIYVQVGAVATTPEAKQLSDIKSKGFEYKLYTTVVNGNKVTKILIGPYAKSSDAESALVLIRSSVNKNAFIYRVK; encoded by the coding sequence ATGGAAAATAGAAATGAGCTTAGTGATATTGTGTTAGAAAAAGGGGATAATAAGACCCTTAAAATGAAGCGTATCCTTATTTTAGTTGCTTTTTTGATTCTTGTCTTTTTAGTCGCACTCGCAAGCATGAAAGTAGCAAACAAAGATCAAGGGAAAGACACTTCTAAGTTAATTTTGCCACCAGAGCCAACCCAAGAGATGCAAGTTCCTAAAGATGACCAGCTCTTTAAACAAGTGCCAATTATTGAAGAGAACCCTAAAAAAGAGAGTTTTGAAGATATGATCAAAACGCTCAAAGAGAAAGAAGCACAAAAACAAGAAGAGGCAAAAGGGGCTGAGGCTAAACCTAAGGAGTCCACCACCACGCCTGCTACGACAACAACGCCTGTAAAAGAGACCCTTCCTAAAGTCAAAGAAGAGACTAAAAAAGAGGCGCCCAAAGCACAACCTCTGCTTCGCAGTACCGAAGTGGGTGACACCCATACAGCCGGTGGCGGAAGCGCGGATGCTGGTATTTATGTTCAAGTAGGGGCTGTTGCAACAACGCCTGAGGCAAAACAACTCAGTGACATCAAGTCTAAAGGGTTTGAGTACAAGCTCTACACAACGGTGGTAAATGGCAATAAAGTAACGAAAATCTTGATTGGACCGTATGCCAAATCAAGTGATGCTGAGAGTGCTTTGGTACTGATTCGCTCAAGTGTGAATAAAAACGCATTTATTTACAGGGTGAAGTAA
- a CDS encoding DUF1882 domain-containing protein — MYNIDVSLIKMITDHYWIKRDNIVQKIDFGGRVFFDKYERIDQPLNNSIIKDHLDGKITVAHSLINRFDKVENIVFDYNGRNTERFWHRAQLLLREEGFINFTAYKSKTEDHLHLYVHKGHTTLQEGYQIAKMLSAKLSQKLPREWRMFPTQELPKEFNILALPYDLYQKERGASWSKHM, encoded by the coding sequence ATGTACAATATTGACGTCTCTCTTATCAAAATGATTACCGATCATTATTGGATCAAACGTGACAACATTGTCCAAAAGATCGATTTTGGAGGGAGAGTCTTTTTTGATAAATACGAGCGTATTGATCAGCCTTTAAACAACAGTATCATCAAAGATCATCTTGATGGGAAAATCACCGTTGCTCACTCGCTGATTAACCGCTTTGACAAAGTCGAAAACATCGTTTTTGACTATAACGGAAGAAACACCGAGCGATTTTGGCATAGGGCACAACTTTTGCTTAGAGAAGAGGGATTTATCAATTTTACGGCGTATAAAAGTAAAACGGAAGATCATCTACATCTGTATGTTCATAAAGGCCATACTACCTTGCAAGAGGGGTATCAGATCGCTAAAATGCTCTCAGCAAAGCTCTCCCAAAAGCTTCCGCGCGAGTGGAGAATGTTCCCGACACAGGAGCTTCCAAAAGAGTTTAACATTTTGGCATTGCCTTATGACTTATACCAAAAAGAGCGAGGCGCTTCTTGGTCGAAGCATATGTAG
- a CDS encoding serine hydroxymethyltransferase yields the protein MSILKTVDPVVYDLTVKELHRQCDHLEMIASENFTYPAVMEAMGSVFTNKYAEGYPAKRYYGGCEFADQVEQLAIDRVCKLFGCTYANVQPNSGSQANQGVYQALLNPFDKILGMDLSHGGHLTHGAKVSSSGKTYSSFFYGVELDGRINYDKVREIAHIVKPKMIICGASAYPREIDFAKFREIADEVGAYLFADIAHIAGLVAAGEHPSPFPHCHIVTSTTHKTLRGPRGGIILTNDEEIAKKVNSAIFPGIQGGPLVHVIAAKAVGFAENLKPEWTTYAKQVRANAKVLADVLIKRGYDIVSGGTDNHLVLVSFLNKEFSGKEADLALGHAGITVNKNTVPGETRSPFVTSGVRIGSPALTARGMKEKEFEIIANKIADVLDNINDEALHVKIKDEMKVLASNFIIYDRPTY from the coding sequence ATGAGTATTTTAAAAACTGTTGACCCTGTTGTTTATGATTTAACCGTAAAAGAGTTGCACCGCCAATGCGATCACCTTGAGATGATTGCCAGCGAAAACTTCACGTACCCTGCTGTTATGGAAGCAATGGGCAGTGTTTTTACGAACAAATATGCTGAGGGTTATCCTGCAAAACGCTACTACGGCGGTTGTGAATTTGCTGACCAAGTTGAACAACTTGCGATTGATCGCGTGTGCAAACTTTTTGGTTGTACGTATGCCAATGTGCAACCAAACTCTGGTAGCCAAGCCAACCAAGGTGTCTACCAAGCGCTTTTGAATCCATTTGATAAAATTTTAGGTATGGATTTAAGCCATGGCGGTCACTTAACACACGGTGCCAAAGTGAGCAGTTCAGGTAAAACCTATTCGAGTTTCTTTTACGGCGTTGAACTGGATGGTCGCATCAATTATGATAAAGTAAGAGAGATCGCGCACATTGTAAAACCTAAAATGATCATTTGTGGTGCCAGCGCGTACCCACGTGAAATTGATTTTGCTAAATTTAGAGAGATCGCCGATGAAGTCGGTGCGTATCTTTTTGCCGACATCGCGCACATTGCAGGCCTTGTGGCTGCGGGTGAACATCCAAGTCCATTCCCACACTGTCATATTGTAACCTCAACAACGCACAAAACCCTTCGTGGTCCTCGTGGCGGTATCATTCTTACCAACGATGAAGAGATCGCTAAAAAAGTGAATAGTGCGATCTTCCCTGGTATTCAAGGTGGCCCCTTGGTGCATGTCATTGCTGCTAAAGCGGTTGGTTTTGCTGAAAATTTAAAACCTGAATGGACAACCTACGCAAAACAAGTCCGTGCCAATGCCAAAGTTTTGGCAGACGTTCTAATTAAAAGAGGTTATGACATCGTGAGTGGCGGTACCGACAACCATTTGGTACTCGTTTCGTTTTTGAATAAAGAGTTTAGCGGTAAAGAGGCTGATCTAGCCCTTGGTCATGCAGGTATTACCGTCAACAAAAACACCGTTCCAGGCGAGACTCGAAGTCCGTTTGTCACCAGTGGTGTTCGTATTGGCTCCCCTGCTCTTACGGCACGCGGTATGAAAGAAAAAGAGTTTGAAATCATCGCTAATAAAATTGCCGATGTACTGGATAATATCAACGATGAAGCGTTACATGTAAAGATCAAAGATGAGATGAAAGTGCTTGCAAGCAACTTTATTATCTATGACAGACCAACCTACTAA
- the lysS gene encoding lysine--tRNA ligase — MLFQDQYQQQRIEKGKALHALGHNPYRHNIIKDTSTKEFLECYEYVAESELKRDENKNNTVVGRIKFLRHMGKAAFAKIEDEQGLLQIYFSRESIGDAWFDEAKKLVEVGDIISVTGFPFVTKTGELSLHVNTLEVATKSIIPLPEKFHGLQDKELRYRKRYLDMIMNSDVRRTFKIRSKIVSEIRHFFEERDFLEVETPMMHPIAGGANAKPFITHHNALGVDRYLRIAPELYLKRLVVGGFEAVFEINRNFRNEGMDQTHNPEFTMIEFYWAYHNYHDLMRLTEEMFDVLLKKLKLPRKLPYGDFEIDFSKPFRKIGFRAALAEIGDIPDQILDDCAQIVTYITNKGFAVEQNLSLGKLYEELFDLFVEEKLIDPTFIIDYPIEISPLARRSEIDPNIAERFELFIAGREIANGFNELNDPLDQYERFAKQLQAKNAGDDEAHEMDEDYVYALGYGLPPTAGQGLGIDRLTMLLTNEMSIKDVILFPAMKPLGESDDLTQKDEELK; from the coding sequence TTGTTATTTCAGGACCAATACCAACAACAACGTATCGAGAAGGGAAAAGCGCTCCATGCACTTGGCCACAACCCTTACAGACACAATATTATCAAAGATACCAGCACCAAAGAGTTTTTAGAGTGCTATGAATATGTGGCTGAGAGTGAACTCAAGCGTGATGAGAACAAGAACAATACCGTTGTAGGACGTATTAAATTTTTACGCCATATGGGAAAAGCCGCATTTGCAAAAATCGAAGATGAACAAGGTCTGCTTCAAATCTATTTTAGCCGTGAGTCGATCGGTGATGCTTGGTTTGATGAAGCTAAAAAACTCGTTGAAGTGGGCGACATCATCAGTGTCACGGGTTTTCCATTTGTCACTAAAACGGGTGAGCTCTCTTTACATGTAAACACACTTGAAGTCGCTACCAAGTCTATTATTCCGCTTCCTGAGAAGTTCCATGGTCTGCAAGATAAAGAGCTTAGATACCGCAAACGCTACCTCGACATGATTATGAACAGTGATGTACGCAGAACGTTTAAGATCAGAAGTAAAATTGTCAGTGAAATTCGCCATTTCTTTGAGGAACGAGACTTTTTAGAGGTTGAGACTCCGATGATGCACCCCATTGCAGGTGGAGCCAATGCAAAGCCTTTTATCACCCATCATAATGCGCTTGGTGTTGATCGTTACCTTCGCATTGCCCCAGAACTTTACCTTAAACGTTTGGTTGTCGGTGGTTTTGAAGCGGTTTTTGAGATCAATCGTAACTTTAGAAACGAAGGGATGGATCAAACCCATAATCCTGAGTTTACAATGATCGAGTTTTATTGGGCATACCATAACTACCATGATTTGATGCGTCTGACCGAAGAGATGTTTGATGTGCTCCTTAAAAAACTCAAACTCCCTCGCAAACTTCCTTACGGTGATTTTGAAATCGATTTTTCAAAACCATTCCGTAAAATCGGCTTTAGAGCAGCCCTTGCAGAAATTGGTGATATTCCCGATCAAATTCTTGATGATTGCGCTCAAATTGTGACCTATATTACCAATAAAGGCTTTGCAGTTGAGCAAAACCTAAGCCTTGGTAAACTCTACGAAGAACTTTTTGATCTTTTTGTGGAAGAAAAACTGATTGATCCAACATTCATCATTGATTATCCGATTGAAATTAGCCCACTCGCACGTCGCAGTGAAATTGATCCCAACATTGCAGAGCGCTTTGAGCTCTTCATTGCAGGGCGAGAGATCGCCAATGGATTTAATGAACTTAACGATCCTTTGGATCAATACGAACGATTTGCAAAACAGTTGCAGGCTAAAAATGCCGGTGACGATGAAGCCCATGAGATGGATGAAGATTATGTCTACGCTCTAGGCTATGGATTACCGCCAACCGCGGGACAAGGGCTTGGAATTGATCGTTTAACGATGTTACTCACCAATGAGATGTCGATTAAAGATGTCATTTTGTTCCCTGCCATGAAACCACTGGGTGAGAGTGATGATCTAACACAAAAAGATGAGGAATTAAAATGA
- a CDS encoding Fur family transcriptional regulator: protein MSTFENLEYSSLLANFKELLKNNSLKFTKQREVVLKTLYERNEHFTPEDLYIFLKSTYPELNIGIATVYRTLNLLEESLMVTSISFGVAGKKFELANKPHHDHMICKTCGLIIEFQNDKIEQLQLEIAKANHFHITSHLMQLRGLCEKCAKEKS from the coding sequence ATGAGTACATTTGAAAATCTTGAATACAGCTCCTTACTCGCCAACTTTAAAGAGCTCTTGAAAAACAATAGTTTAAAATTTACAAAACAACGCGAAGTTGTTTTAAAAACCTTGTACGAGCGAAATGAGCATTTTACCCCTGAGGATCTCTATATTTTTCTTAAAAGCACGTACCCAGAACTTAACATTGGCATCGCTACGGTGTATCGCACACTGAACCTTTTGGAAGAGTCCCTTATGGTCACCTCCATCTCATTTGGCGTAGCAGGTAAAAAATTTGAACTTGCCAACAAGCCACATCATGATCATATGATTTGTAAAACATGCGGGCTTATCATCGAATTTCAAAACGATAAAATCGAACAACTTCAGCTAGAGATCGCGAAAGCGAATCACTTTCACATTACCAGCCATTTGATGCAACTGCGTGGTCTTTGCGAAAAATGTGCTAAAGAAAAAAGCTGA
- a CDS encoding CvpA family protein encodes MANFSMFDIISLALVLILGIKGIINGFVKEVFGLLGIIGGIYFASRYAPVAGQMINDHLFVFGNQASLYLFGFIAVLIVVWITCIFLGYLIAQALSLSGLSMIDKLAGFAVGSMKIFLVFSVLAITLSNIEFVKSKMEPYVAHSIMFPLFLQMGNYIVKLDTNTMFESLQPKVNNSTNP; translated from the coding sequence ATGGCGAATTTTTCCATGTTTGACATTATCTCATTGGCTTTAGTGCTTATTTTAGGTATTAAAGGTATTATTAATGGTTTTGTCAAAGAAGTTTTTGGTCTTTTAGGCATTATTGGAGGTATCTATTTTGCCTCACGTTATGCACCGGTTGCTGGTCAAATGATAAATGATCATCTTTTTGTTTTTGGAAACCAAGCTTCTTTGTATCTTTTTGGGTTTATTGCGGTTTTAATTGTTGTTTGGATTACCTGTATCTTTTTAGGCTACCTTATCGCACAAGCGCTGAGCCTTAGTGGTCTAAGCATGATCGATAAATTAGCAGGTTTTGCCGTGGGAAGTATGAAAATCTTTTTGGTTTTCTCCGTACTGGCCATTACCCTGAGTAACATTGAATTTGTCAAATCCAAAATGGAGCCTTATGTTGCTCACAGTATCATGTTCCCCCTCTTTTTGCAGATGGGTAATTATATTGTAAAGTTAGATACCAATACGATGTTTGAGAGCCTTCAGCCTAAAGTGAATAATTCAACAAATCCTTAA
- a CDS encoding GGDEF domain-containing protein has product MNNGNHIAEMVFQLADETFAKLKDLNIPPYPKYYHDTFVETMQANGDAEILDLSKKHSYLFSNAGHEELLSENCFGLMKKGLEEFVKSNDNLRVISDETAINIDNIKRDYESVDTRQILQAFDHFQDKIFQELQSADETIAKLKLEVERLERESNIDPLTKAHNRRVLVKDLEEVLSFGKEKDMDMHLIMFDADDFKQINDSFGHIAGDKTLIFLSKLIQNSLRRGTRIYRYGGEEFVVILNRTSFEEATKIVDRIIKETSDSKLLYKNHDIHLTLSAGICSHKHAMSADDLLDKADKALYEAKRSGKNCFRSAH; this is encoded by the coding sequence ATGAACAATGGTAATCATATCGCAGAGATGGTTTTTCAGCTAGCCGATGAAACATTTGCAAAGCTCAAAGATTTAAACATTCCTCCCTATCCCAAATATTATCACGATACCTTTGTCGAGACAATGCAAGCAAACGGCGATGCCGAAATTTTAGACCTTTCAAAAAAACACAGTTATCTTTTTTCCAATGCTGGGCATGAAGAACTCTTAAGTGAAAATTGCTTTGGATTAATGAAAAAAGGACTTGAAGAGTTTGTCAAATCCAACGACAATCTCAGAGTCATCTCCGATGAGACCGCTATCAATATTGATAACATCAAACGAGACTACGAAAGTGTGGATACACGCCAAATCCTTCAAGCGTTTGACCATTTTCAAGATAAAATTTTCCAAGAGCTTCAATCGGCCGATGAGACCATTGCAAAGCTTAAATTGGAAGTCGAACGACTGGAGCGTGAATCCAACATCGATCCTCTGACCAAAGCCCATAACCGCAGAGTCTTAGTGAAAGACTTAGAAGAGGTGCTTAGTTTTGGAAAAGAGAAAGATATGGATATGCACCTTATTATGTTTGATGCCGATGATTTTAAACAGATCAACGACTCTTTTGGGCATATTGCAGGGGATAAAACGCTGATCTTTTTATCCAAGCTGATTCAAAATTCGCTTCGTCGTGGTACACGCATCTACCGTTATGGTGGCGAAGAGTTTGTGGTGATTCTCAACCGCACCTCGTTTGAGGAGGCGACCAAAATTGTTGATCGTATTATTAAAGAGACGAGTGATAGTAAGTTACTCTATAAAAACCACGACATTCATTTGACACTCAGTGCGGGTATCTGCTCCCATAAACACGCCATGAGCGCGGATGATCTGTTGGATAAAGCAGACAAAGCACTGTATGAAGCCAAACGAAGTGGTAAAAATTGTTTTAGGAGCGCACATTAA
- a CDS encoding type IV pilus twitching motility protein PilT — MSSLNIKALLKNVVAYKASDLHLVGRSEPQIRIDGKLVPLDMEHLSGTVIEELCYTLITDKQKKKLEEEKELDFAIMFPDIGRFRANYYYTINGDLAASFRIIPIEIPSLDDLNAPIVFKELIKREKGLILVTGPTGSGKSTTLAALLNEINLFEHRHIITIEDPVEFIHSNKKCLFSHRNVGEDTKSFARALKFSLRQDPDIILVGEMRDQETISTAITAAETGHLVLGTLHTNSAVQTINRIVDSFDGPEQVQVRNMLATSLYAVVSQSLLPKVGGGRVAIHEIMINNAAIANLIRENKIHQIYSQMQLNQQKTGMVTQTQAMMKHLKANLITKEDAIRYSTQPQELLNNMGI, encoded by the coding sequence ATGAGTTCACTCAATATTAAAGCATTATTAAAAAATGTGGTCGCCTATAAAGCGTCCGATCTACACCTTGTAGGTCGCAGTGAACCTCAGATTAGAATTGATGGCAAACTTGTTCCTCTAGATATGGAACACCTGAGTGGTACGGTCATTGAAGAGCTCTGTTATACCCTCATTACCGATAAACAAAAGAAAAAGCTTGAAGAAGAGAAAGAGCTCGATTTTGCGATTATGTTTCCTGACATTGGCCGTTTTCGTGCGAACTACTATTATACGATCAATGGTGATTTAGCCGCCTCATTTAGGATCATTCCTATTGAGATTCCTTCCCTTGATGATCTCAACGCTCCCATTGTTTTTAAAGAGCTGATTAAACGCGAAAAAGGGCTTATCTTAGTCACAGGGCCTACGGGAAGTGGTAAATCAACCACATTAGCGGCACTTTTAAATGAGATCAACCTTTTTGAACACCGCCATATCATCACCATTGAAGATCCTGTAGAGTTTATTCATAGCAATAAAAAGTGCCTTTTTTCGCACCGAAATGTGGGGGAAGATACCAAAAGTTTTGCAAGGGCGCTCAAATTTTCACTCCGTCAAGATCCTGACATTATCCTTGTCGGTGAGATGCGAGATCAAGAGACGATTAGTACCGCCATTACAGCTGCGGAGACGGGTCACTTGGTTTTAGGAACCTTGCACACCAACTCAGCCGTTCAAACGATCAATAGAATTGTTGACAGCTTTGATGGTCCTGAACAGGTACAAGTGCGCAATATGTTAGCAACGTCACTGTATGCTGTTGTTTCGCAAAGCCTCTTGCCAAAAGTCGGTGGAGGAAGGGTTGCCATTCATGAGATCATGATTAACAATGCGGCGATTGCAAACCTTATTCGTGAAAATAAGATTCACCAAATTTACTCACAAATGCAACTCAATCAACAAAAAACTGGCATGGTCACTCAAACCCAAGCGATGATGAAACATCTCAAAGCCAACCTAATTACCAAAGAAGATGCCATTCGCTACTCTACACAACCGCAAGAGCTACTAAACAATATGGGCATCTAA
- the gatC gene encoding Asp-tRNA(Asn)/Glu-tRNA(Gln) amidotransferase subunit GatC codes for MHIDDALLQKLEKLSSLKISDEKREGVINQLSEIVAFVENLNELNLETEEATFTTLAGGTPFREDVPSVNPAIIKTILNHSPQSESGFFVVPKIIE; via the coding sequence ATGCACATTGATGACGCACTCTTACAAAAACTTGAAAAACTCTCTTCTTTGAAAATAAGCGATGAGAAACGTGAAGGTGTGATTAACCAACTGAGTGAAATTGTCGCTTTTGTTGAAAACCTGAATGAACTTAACCTTGAAACAGAAGAGGCGACCTTTACAACCCTAGCGGGTGGTACTCCTTTTCGTGAAGATGTTCCTAGCGTCAATCCAGCCATTATTAAAACTATTTTAAATCATTCCCCACAGAGTGAAAGTGGCTTTTTTGTCGTTCCAAAAATCATCGAATAA
- a CDS encoding PQQ-binding-like beta-propeller repeat protein produces MRYAKIVFSLLALLLVVSGCGTKRQYFEPEALAGKVSYDGSLPGSIVDAVRDGATLSNGQVITKKGLSNVLLPEGFVYLGEDQGRYVAASKCGALQIVDASKKVLFTKECSVSVASASLKANILALVLGSNELILIDINDGKEMMHLKQDNVYVLDSRIAAPYFLGDLIVFPTLDGKLVIVDAQSKKPIRDVVVSNEKFFGNIIYLQVLGDRLVAATKSKVVSISPKSISFLEKEVKDVIVLENRIFVFTKDGRVILADADLRVIKERKFPFATFAGTIYGDFIYMIEKGGYVIATDLDLVSTNVYKLPDEIESHIFTTGDALYYKDHFFKLNRKK; encoded by the coding sequence ATGAGATACGCAAAAATTGTTTTTTCACTTTTGGCTTTACTATTGGTTGTCAGCGGTTGTGGCACAAAACGTCAATATTTTGAACCAGAGGCACTTGCTGGTAAAGTAAGTTATGATGGCTCTTTGCCAGGTTCAATTGTGGATGCAGTACGAGATGGTGCAACACTCTCTAATGGTCAAGTCATTACCAAAAAAGGGCTTTCAAATGTTCTTTTACCTGAAGGTTTTGTCTACCTGGGTGAAGATCAAGGGCGCTATGTTGCTGCATCGAAATGCGGCGCTTTGCAAATTGTTGATGCGTCTAAAAAAGTGCTTTTCACCAAAGAGTGTAGCGTTTCTGTCGCTTCTGCTTCGCTAAAAGCCAATATCCTAGCACTTGTTTTAGGTTCCAACGAACTTATTTTGATTGACATTAACGATGGCAAAGAGATGATGCATCTTAAACAAGACAACGTTTATGTGCTTGATTCTCGTATCGCGGCACCTTATTTCTTGGGCGACTTAATCGTTTTCCCAACCTTGGATGGCAAGCTTGTGATCGTGGATGCGCAAAGCAAAAAACCGATTCGTGATGTTGTGGTCAGCAATGAAAAGTTCTTTGGCAACATCATCTACCTTCAAGTTTTAGGCGATCGTTTGGTGGCTGCAACGAAGAGCAAAGTGGTTTCCATCAGTCCTAAATCCATCAGTTTCCTTGAAAAAGAGGTCAAAGATGTGATCGTACTTGAAAATCGCATTTTTGTCTTCACCAAAGACGGGCGTGTCATTTTAGCCGATGCAGATCTTAGAGTCATTAAAGAGCGTAAATTCCCATTTGCAACGTTTGCTGGAACTATTTATGGTGACTTTATCTATATGATCGAAAAAGGTGGTTATGTGATTGCGACCGATTTAGATCTTGTCTCAACCAACGTGTATAAACTTCCCGATGAAATTGAGAGCCACATCTTTACAACAGGTGATGCGCTTTACTATAAAGATCATTTCTTCAAACTCAATCGTAAAAAATAG
- a CDS encoding type III pantothenate kinase, with product MILCDIGNSNADFYQDGKVWSMSHKQFKEFSTQERVYYICVNDALKSWLQGRNHFIDLEPYFEFDTIYQGMGIDRIAACCTIEDGMIVDAGSAITVDIMSGGMHLGGFILPGLGAYEKCYASISPRLNLPVNPSIALDALPQKTNDAISYGVVKSIIMLLEVTCKDKRIFFLGGDGKFFSKFFSNAVFDRTLIFRGMLKTIKEAHLEQ from the coding sequence ATGATTTTATGTGATATTGGAAATTCCAATGCTGATTTTTACCAAGATGGTAAAGTGTGGAGCATGTCTCACAAACAATTTAAAGAGTTTTCAACCCAAGAGCGTGTCTATTATATTTGTGTGAACGACGCCCTTAAGAGTTGGTTGCAAGGAAGAAATCATTTTATTGATTTGGAGCCTTATTTTGAATTTGACACGATTTACCAAGGGATGGGGATTGATCGTATTGCGGCATGTTGTACGATTGAAGATGGGATGATTGTCGATGCGGGCAGTGCTATAACGGTCGACATTATGTCAGGAGGGATGCACTTGGGCGGTTTTATTCTTCCAGGTCTTGGGGCGTATGAGAAGTGTTATGCTTCAATTTCGCCACGTCTTAACTTACCCGTCAATCCAAGCATCGCGCTGGATGCCTTACCTCAAAAAACAAACGATGCGATTTCGTATGGCGTGGTTAAGTCGATTATCATGCTTTTGGAAGTTACATGTAAAGATAAACGCATCTTCTTTTTAGGAGGAGACGGCAAATTTTTCTCTAAATTTTTTAGCAATGCGGTTTTTGATCGAACGCTGATTTTTAGAGGAATGCTTAAAACCATTAAAGAGGCACATTTAGAACAGTAG
- the hisG gene encoding ATP phosphoribosyltransferase produces the protein MLTVALPKGRIAEETLEIFEKIFGTAFRFDDRKLILEADGFRFLLVRNQDVPAYVLHQSADIGVVGLDVLEEKDEDLLRLLDLGIGKCKVCVGIQEGKEIDYSAPELKVATKMTNIAQKYFSKKAMPVNIIKLYGSIELAPLVGLSDVIVDIVETGSTMKQNGLKVVETILDSSAYLIANKNSFIEKKEEITSLYHHINEVIHQGC, from the coding sequence ATGTTAACAGTGGCATTGCCAAAAGGTAGAATTGCAGAAGAGACGTTGGAAATTTTTGAAAAAATTTTTGGAACCGCGTTTCGTTTTGATGATCGTAAATTAATCTTAGAAGCCGATGGTTTTCGTTTTTTATTGGTGCGAAATCAAGATGTTCCTGCGTATGTTTTGCATCAATCGGCAGACATTGGTGTGGTGGGCTTGGATGTTTTGGAAGAGAAAGATGAAGATCTTCTGCGATTGCTTGATCTTGGCATTGGCAAATGCAAAGTCTGTGTGGGCATTCAAGAGGGCAAAGAGATCGATTACAGCGCTCCTGAGCTTAAAGTCGCTACCAAAATGACCAATATTGCTCAAAAATATTTTTCAAAAAAAGCGATGCCTGTGAATATTATTAAACTCTATGGTTCGATCGAATTAGCACCACTTGTGGGACTTTCGGATGTGATTGTGGATATTGTTGAAACGGGAAGCACCATGAAGCAAAATGGGCTTAAAGTGGTTGAGACCATTTTGGATTCATCGGCGTATTTGATTGCAAATAAAAACAGCTTTATTGAGAAAAAAGAGGAAATTACGTCGTTGTATCACCATATCAATGAGGTGATTCACCAAGGTTGCTGA
- a CDS encoding response regulator yields MEKQLKILAVDDDFINLKLISSMLRKNVNVGIIIEATNGLDAINLLKTQGDIDLVLLDIKMPVMDGIEFLTNIQSMNEFKKLPVIVLTTDETRKHEAFEHGAFDFLVKPIREHDLSSKIAKVADLY; encoded by the coding sequence ATGGAAAAACAGTTAAAAATCCTAGCGGTTGATGATGATTTCATTAATCTAAAATTGATCAGCTCTATGTTACGTAAAAATGTTAATGTAGGCATTATCATCGAAGCAACCAATGGGCTTGATGCCATTAACCTGTTAAAAACGCAAGGTGATATTGATTTGGTGCTTCTTGATATTAAGATGCCTGTTATGGATGGCATTGAGTTTCTTACCAATATCCAATCCATGAATGAGTTCAAAAAGCTTCCTGTCATTGTTTTAACAACCGATGAGACACGCAAACATGAAGCCTTTGAACATGGGGCATTTGATTTTTTAGTCAAGCCTATTCGTGAGCATGACTTAAGCAGTAAAATCGCTAAGGTTGCTGATCTTTATTGA